A region of Toxorhynchites rutilus septentrionalis strain SRP chromosome 1, ASM2978413v1, whole genome shotgun sequence DNA encodes the following proteins:
- the LOC129775428 gene encoding N-acetylglucosamine-6-phosphate deacetylase, giving the protein MTSTQQKLVKFRNCRVLRDHRLIVDDLWVRGGKIIDPEKVFFDEKKQAHIQIDCNGAIVAPGFIDLQINGGYGVDFSNDISTVEEGVEKVSKGLLAHGVTSFCPTLVTSPPETYHQILPKIPKKDGGLHGASILGCHVEGPFINSNKKGAHPAQCIKEFDKGFQTLLDVYHSLDHISILTLAPEKDGASEVIRELSQRGITVSVGHSMANLNDGEIAVQHGAKLITHLFNAMLPFHHRDPGLVGLLTTDNIPPNSLVYFGIISDGVHTHPAALRIAYKTHPNGLILVTDAISAMGLNEGRHRIGQMDLEVRGGRAYIAGTDTLCGSIAPMDECIRFFKKASSCSIEYALEAASLHPARCLGIEKQKGTLDYGADADFVVLDDSLNVLSTWIAGKCVYENKIELKTHD; this is encoded by the exons ATGACATCCACCCAGCAAAAATTGGTGAAATTCCGAAACTGTAGAGTTTTGCGGGACCATCGGCTCATTGTTGATGACTTGTGGGTGCGTGGTGGGAAGATTATTGACCCCGAGAAagtatttttcgatgaaaaaaaacaggcGCACATCCAGATTGATTGTAATGGTGCTATCGTAGCGCCCGGTTTCATTGACCTGCAAATTAATG GCGGTTATGGCGTAGATTTTTCAAATGACATCAGTACAGTCGAAGAGGGAGTTGAGAAAGTTTCCAAAGGACTGCTAGCTCATGGTGTAACATCATTCTGCCCAACTCTAGTTACATCACCTCCCGAGACATACCATCAGATTTTACCCAAGATTCCCAAAAAAGACGGTGGACTTCACGGTGCTTCTATCCTTGGGTGTCACGTTGAAGGCCCTTTCATAAACAGTAACAAAAAGGGGGCTCATCCTGCGCAGTGTATAAAAGAATTCGACAAG GGCTTCCAAACGCTATTAGATGTTTATCACTCATTAGATCACATCAGCATTCTCACGCTGGCTCCTGAGAAAGATGGTGCTTCGGAAGTGATACGTGAGTTGAGTCAACGAGGAATCACTGTGTCTGTTGGCCATTCGATGGCTAATTTGAACGATGGGGAAATAGCGGTACAGCATGGGGCAAAGCTTATCACGCACCTGTTTAATGCGATGCTGCCG TTCCATCATCGTGACCCAGGACTAGTTGGATTGCTAACGACTGACAACATTCCGCCCAATTCTTTGGTGTACTTCGGTATAATCTCCGATGGAGTTCATACCCATCCAGCCGCACTAAGGATTGCATACAAGACTCATCCGAACGGACTCATTCTTGTTACCGATGCAATATCAGCCATGGGACTGAATGAAGGCAGACACAGGATTGGACAAATGGACCTGGAAGTTCGAGGAGGTCGAGCTTATATCGCTGGCACCGACACCTTATGTGGTAGCATAGCTCCTATGGACGAGTGTATCCGCTTTTTCAAGAAGGCCTCCA gTTGTTCTATTGAGTATGCTCTGGAGGCAGCATCTCTGCATCCGGCACGCTGCTTGGGTATCGAGAAACAGAAAGGAACATTGGACTACGGTGCCGACGCCGATTTTGTTGTTTTGGATGACTCTCTAAATGTGCTTTCTACGTGGATAGCTGGTAAATGCGTTTATGAGAATAAAATTGAACTAAAAACACATGATTGa
- the LOC129763071 gene encoding peroxisomal membrane protein 11C — protein MNSKVLNEVCDMLDTYTGRDKIVRTLCYTTKLASGLYANNDPDLAKKLATFSSKMSQTRATLRLFDDLPMLSYSLSYGMGSKEPDRIMGLIGFITNLIDHVYYPVDKICWMIEYNLLKVENPSKWDTINSIFWVASIYLNLMKTIRSYTVMEQHKSHIDKSENGSSQAFHMLLMKQRMEFISIVRLTLDLVHAGSTLPKGMLWGGRFESWHVGLIGTVSSFIGLYQYFAKKRIISKSS, from the exons ATGAATAGTAAGGTATTGAACGAAGTTTGTGATATGCTGGACACCTATACTGGACGAGACAAG ATTGTACGAACACTTTGCTACACTACGAAACTGGCCTCGGGTTTGTACGCGAACAATGACCCGGATCTCGCGAAAAAGCTGGCCACTTTCAGCTCCAAAATGTCACAAACAAGAGCCACGCTAAGGCTGTTCGATGATCTGCCTATGCTGAGCTATTCCCTCAGCTATGGAATGGGCAGCAAG GAACCAGATCGAATCATGGGCCTAATCGGCTTCATCACTAATTTGATAGATCATGTATACTACCCCGTGGACAAGATTTGCTGGATGATTGAGTATAATTTGCTGAAGGTGGAGAACCCTAGCAAGTGGGACACAATCAACTCAATTTTCTGGGTAGCATCCATATATTTGAACTTGATGAA AACGATCCGAAGCTACACGGTGATGGAGCAACACAAATCACACATAGACAAATCGGAGAATGGATCCAG CCAAGCATTCCATATGCTGCTCATGAAGCAGCGCATGGAGTTTATCTCGATTGTCCGACTAACGTTGGATCTCGTACATGCTGGAAGCACGCTACCAAAGGGCATGCTCTGGGGAGGTCGATTCGAATCGTggcacgtaggtctcatcgggACGGTTTCGTCGTTCATCGGACTTTACCAGTACTTCGCAAAAAAACGGATCATTAGTAAAAGTTCCTAG